The following is a genomic window from Pectobacterium carotovorum.
GCTAGTCTATATTTTATCCGTTTGCGTAAATAATCTATCAACCGATGTCTGATCTTCTTACCGCGACGTTTATGTCGACGAACGATTAATGAAGTGTAAGAAAACACAATCAGCCATTTCTGATATTTCTACTGTGAAGACGAAGGGTAAATAATATGAAGTTAAAACCTGACGATAACTGGCGCTGGTATTTTGATACTGAACACGATCGCCTGATGTTGGATCTGGCTAACGGCATGTTATTCCGTTCTCGTTTCCCCTCTAAAATGCTAACTCCGGATGCTTTCAATGAATGCGCATTCTGCGTTGACGACGCCGCGTTATTTTTTACCTATAATGATAAATGCCAGAAAGCGGCGCTGCACCGCGACCTTCAGGGCGAATTAGTCTTGAACGCGCTGGTGGCGACCCGATTCCTCAAACCGTTAATGCCGAAAAGCTGGCATTTCATCCAACAGCCGGATGCCGTGACCCATTCGCCGCAGGCGGGGGACATTGTGCAGGTACAGCTCACTGAAACTCATGAAACAGCCTGTTTTCTGGTAGCGGAAGCAGGGGATAAAGCCTGTCTCTGTCTGCTGGCGCAGGAACAGCTGTCATTAAGCGGGAAAACTATGGGGCTGGGCGATGCCATAAAAATCATGCACGACAGGTTAATGCCTGCCGCTATTCAACATAGCGCTGAGTGGGAAACCACATTAGGTGAAGGCACGTCAGCATTTGAATACGCCAAGGTCGTCTAAACCCCGGCATATACCCGTCATACTTCAAGCTGCATGTGTGCTAGCTTTTCTTAGCTACTGCAAATGAAGGTCACTCTGCGGAATACAGCTGCAGGTAAGAATTTCTCCGTTTCCTTTGATAGCACTTTGTTTCAGTGCAGAAACTTCTCCGCTGACTAGCGTCAATTTACAGCACCCGCACAATCCAGCCCGACAAGAATAGGGGACTCGAACGCCCTGTTGCTCTAGCTGCTCCAGTAAAATCTGCTGATTGTTCCCTTGTAACGCTTTTCCCTGATAGTGAAGGGTGACAGCCTGTTCGCTTTTCTCGGGAACGACAAGGCTCTCGACCACCTGACCAGAACCGTAAGGGCGCGGCGGCTTGGTTGCCAGGACTTCCAGCGTATCGCCTACGCGAATAATGCCCGTATTTCTGGCGACCAGATTTTGCCCAAAATCAACGTCGCCGTTTTCGGCAGTGCGGAACGATTGCAACGTTGCCAGCGGTTCTCCTGATGGGTGCTTACGACCGCGTTCAATGCTGACGGTGGTGAAAATGCAGCGGCTACAGGGTTTGACGACGTCAAAAATAACCTCGCCAATCCGAATGGTCTTCCAACTGTCTTCGGCAAAAGCGTCCGCACCCGTCACCACCAGATTGGGACGAAACTGTTCGACTTTAATGCCGGCGGAGCAGCGCTGACGCAGTGCCTGAAATGACGCGTCATTGATTAACAAAAACGGATAGCCGTCGGCAAATGCCAGGGGAACTTCTGGATAATGCTTAACCCGCCGGGATGGTTCATTGCCCACCCAGCGAAGCTGGACGGCGCGCTGAAAATAGTGGCTCAGCCAGGCATTGATGGCGTCGGGGGCGACAAGTGCCGTAAAGTGTGTGCCCCAGACTTCTGTCGGCTGCGGGGCTGCGGTGAAATCGGCAAAACGAATGGTGGCGGTTTGGCCATCCGGTGCGGCAATAAACAGCCCATCCGGCAGCAGCGCCGGCGTAAACAACACCATTTGTGGATACTGACGAGCGGTAATAAATGTTCCATCAAGTTCGGTAATCATGAAGGCACGATCGTTCGCCAAACCGCTGACAGACGCCATCGCGTGGGACAGCTGTAGCCCCCGCATCGATTTTACCGGATGAATATAAAGCCGCGTTACGCCAATCACTGACCTGTTCCTTGCCAAAGTAAAACGGCAACTTTATGACAAGCGTCTCGGATTAGCTATAATGCGCCTCAATTTCTTTTATGAATCTATTTTTTGGTGATAGTGACGACATGAATGCTTTGTTTGCCAGTACGGCGCGGGGATTGGAAGAGTTATTAAAAAGCGAACTCGAATCATTGGGTGCGCAGTCCTGTGCGGTGGTGCAGGGCGGTGTCCATTTTGAGGGTGACAATCGCCTGCTGTACCAGAGCCTGCTGTGGAGCCGTCTGGCATCGCGCATTCTGCTGCCGCTGAATGAATTCAAGGTACACAGCGATCTGGATTTATATCTGGGCGTGCAGGCGATTGACTGGTCAACGATCTTCAGCATCGATAAAACCTTTGCCGTGCATTTTACCGGTACTAATGAAGATATCCGCAACAGCCAGTACGGCGCGTTAAAAGTCAAAGATGCGATTGTGGATAGCTTTACGCGTAAAACCGGGCAGCGACCGGATGTGGCAAAACAGCAGCCGGATATTCGCATTAATGTCTTTTTGCAGCGCGATACGGCCAGCGTGTCGCTGGATTTAAGCGGTGAGGGCTTGCACCAGCGCGGTTACCGCGATCTGGCGGGGCTGGCACCGCTGAAAGAAAATCTGGCTGCGGCGATTGTGTTACGTTCCGGCTGGCAAAACGGCACGCCGCTGGTCGACCCGATGTGTGGTTCCGGGACGTTGCTGATCGAAGCAGCGATGATGGCTGCCGATCGTGCACCCGGTTTACACCGTACGCACTGGGGATTTAACGCCTGGTTAAAACACGACGCCGAACTCTGGCGCGAGGTGACTGCGGAAGCACAAGTGCGCGCCCGTCAAGGCTTGCAGGCAACGAGCTCACGCTTCTTCGGATCGGATAATGACCGCCGGGTGATTGATATCGCTAAGGCCAATGCACGTCGTGCAGGCGTGGCTGAACTGATTTCTTTCGGTGTAAAAGATGCGGCACAGCTCCAGAACCCGTTGCCGGAAGGCCCTAAAGGTACGGTCATCAGTAATCCGCCTTACGGTGAGCGTCTGGAAAGTGAACCCGCACTGATTGCCCTGCATAATATGCTGGGTCGTAAGATGAAAAGCGATTTTGGCGGCTGGCAACTCTCGCTGTTCAGCGCATCGCCGGAGCTGCTGAGCTGTCTGCAACTGCGTGCTGAACGCCAATTCAAGGCGAAAAACGGCCCGTTGGACTGCGTACAGAAAAATTATCAACTGGCAGAAACGCAGAGTGAATCCGCAGGGCAAATCGCGGAAGACTTTGCCAACCGCCTGCGTAAGAACCTGCGTAAGCTGGAGAAATGGGCGGGTCAGCAGGGGATTGAATGCTATCGCATCTATGATGCCGATCTGCCTGAATATAATGTGGCGGTCGACCGCTACGGCAGTTGGGTTGTCGTACAAGAGTATGCGCCACCGAAAACCGTTGATGCGCAAAAAGCCCGTCAGCGCCTGTTTGATGTCATTAACGCGACGCTGAGCGTGCTGGAATTGCCGTCGAACCGTCTGGTTCTGAAAACGCGTGAACGTCAGAAAGGCAAAAACCAGTATGAGAAGCTGGCGCAGAAAGGTGACTTCCTGCTGATGGAAGAGTTTGGCGCCAAGCTGTGGGTCAACCTGACCGATTACCTCGATACCGGTTTGTTCCTCGATCACCGTATCGCCCGTAAAATGCTGGGTGAGATGAGCCGTGGCAAAGATTTTCTCAATCTGTTTGCCTACACCGGCACGGCGAGCGTACACGCCGGATTGGGCGGCGCACGTTCAACGACCACCGTCGATATGTCACGTACCTATCTGGAATGGGCGGAGAAAAACCTGCGGGTGAATGGCCTGACCGGACGTCAGCATCGCCTGATTCAGGCGGATTGCCTGTCATGGTTACATAACGCCAATGAACAGTTCGATGTGATCTTCATTGATCCGCCGACCTTCTCTAACTCAAAACGGATGGAAGAGTCGTTTGATGTTCAGCGCGATCATCTGGCGTTGATGAAAGATCTCAAACGTCTGCTGCGTCGTGGCGGCACCATCATGTTCTCAAACAATAAACGCGGCTTCCAGATGGATAGCGCTGGCCTGGCCGCGCTGGGGCTGAATGCCAAAGAAATTACCGCGCAGACCCAATCGCAGGATTTTGCCCGTAATCGTCAGATTCATAACTGCTGGCTGCTGACGCATGCCGGTGAGGAAAAGTAACCGATGTCTTTAATCAGTGTTTCAGGTGCGTGGCTGTCGTTCAGCGATGCACCGCTGTTGGATAACACCGAACTTCATATCGAAGAGAATGAGCGCGTTTGTCTGGTTGGACGCAACGGTGCGGGCAAATCAACCCTGCTGAAAATTCTGGCCAAAGAGATTCCGCTGGATGATGGCCGCATTACCTATGAACAGGATCTGATTGTCGCGCGTTTACAACAGGATCCTCCACGTGATGTCGCTGGCAGCGTCTTTGATTTTGTCGCCGAAGGCGTCGCCGCACAGGCGGATTACCTGAAAAATTATCACGCCATGCTGCGTTTGGTAGAAAGCGACCCGAGCGAAAAGAACCTGAATCAACTGGCTAAGTTGCAGGACGTTCTGGAGCATCAGGGCCTGTGGCAACTGGAAAGTCGCATTCACGAAGTGCTGGAACAGCTTGGTCTGTCCGCTGATGCGCCGCTGGCGTCACTCTCCGGCGGCTGGCTGCGTAAAGCCGCGCTCGGCAGAGCGCTGGTGAGTTCGCCGCGTGTGTTGCTGTTAGATGAACCGACTAACCATCTGGATATCGAGACGATTGACTGGCTGGAAACCTTCCTGAAAACGTTCCAGGGCAGCATTATCTTCATCTCCCATGACCGTTCGTTTATTCGCAATATGGCGACCCGCATTGTCGATCTCGATCGCGGCAAGCTGGTTTCCTGGCCGGGTAACTACGATAAATATCTGGAAGGAAAAGAAGAAGCGCTTCGGGTGGAGGATCTGCAAAATGCGGAATTCGATCGCAAATTGGCGCAGGAAGAAGTGTGGATCCGTCAGGGCATCAAAGCCCGTCGTACCCGTAACGAAGGCCGTGTGCGTGCGCTGAAGGCTATGCGTCAGGAACGCGCACAGCGCCGCGAAGTGATGGGTTCGGCGAAAATGCAGGTTGAAGAGGCCGCCCGCTCCGGCAAGATTGTGTTTGAACTGGAAGACGTGAACTATCATGTCGATCAGGGCGCTCAGGGTGGAAAGAAAGTCCTGACGCGTAATTTCTCTGCTCAGGTACAGCGCGGCGATAAGATTGCATTGGTAGGGCCGAATGGCTGTGGTAAAACCACGCTGCTAAAATTGATGCTGGGCGATCTGGAACCGATCAGCGGACGCGTGCACTGTGGTACGAAGCTGGAAGTGGCCTATTTCGATCAGCACCGCGCCGAACTCGATCCAGAACGTACGGTGATGGACAACCTGGCAGAAGGCAAGCAAGAGGTGATGGTCAACGGCCGCTCACGTCATGTACTGGGCTATTTGCAGGACTTCCTGTTCCATCCGAAACGCGCCATGACGCCGGTAAAAGCGCTGTCGGGCGGGGAACGTAACCGCCTGCTGCTGGCGCGTTTGTTCCTCAAGCCCAGCAACCTGTTGATTCTTGATGAACCGACCAACGATCTGGATGTGGAAACGCTGGAACTGCTGGAAGAGTTGATCGAAAGCTATCAGGGAACTGTTCTGCTGGTCAGCCACGATCGTCAGTTTGTCGATAATTCGGTGACCGAATGCTGGATTTTTGAAGGTGAAGGCAAGATCTCTCGCTTCGTCGGTGGGTATTACGATGCACAGCAGCAGCGTGCCACGGCAACGCCACTGAGAACGACGACTGCGCCAGCGGCAGCTACAACCACGACGGCAGCGAGTACCGCACCGTCCGCTAAACGAAGCACGGGAAAATTAAGTTATAACCAGCAGCGCGAATTAGAGCAGTTGCCACAGCGCCTTGAGCAACTGGAGCAAGACATTGCGTCGTTGCAGACGCAGATGAATGACGCCGGTTTCTTTAGCCGCCCACGTGAAGAGACACAGCAGGTCTTAAACGCTCTGGCGGAAGCGGAAAGTGCGCTGGAAACCTGCTTCGAACGTTGGGAAGAGTTGGAAGCACAGAAAAACGGCTAATCCACGTGATTGTATGACCCTATCAAGACGGGCGTAACGTACCGTATTGATGGGGTTTTCAGTCATAAGCTGACGAGTTTTGAAGGAGAGGACGTATGTGTTCCCATCACGATCGGCATGACTGTAATCTTCAACACGATCATCATCATGATGACTATATACTTTGCCCGCAGTGCGACCTGCTGGTGGAGCTGCCCGAACTCTTGCATGGTCAGAAGGCGACCTGCCCGCGTTGTAAAACTGCACTAACCAGCCGACAGACGGAACCGCGCAAACGGCCGGTTGGCTACGCGGTGAGCGCGCTATTCATGCTATTGCTGGCAAACCTCTTCCCCTTCGTTTCTATGCGCGTGGCGGGAATCACCAGCGAAATTACCCTGATACAAATTCCCAAAGTGATGGTGGCAGAAAACTATGCCAGCGTCGCGACGCTGTTTATGCTTTTTGTTCAGTTAGTTCCGGCCGTAAGTATGCTGACCCTCATTCTGCTTTGCCTGCACGCCTCGCTGCCGCTGGCGTTGAAAAAAAGCATGGGTAAGATGCTGTTCCATCTCAAAAGCTGGGGAATGGCGGAGATTTTTCTGGCTGGTGTGCTGGTTAGCTTTGTCAAACTGATGGCCTATGGCGACATCGGTATCGGCACCAGTTTTATGCCTTTTGTCCTGTTCTGTGTATTGCAACTGCTGGCTTTCCAAAGTCTCGACCGTCGCTGGCTATGGAATGACATCGTGCCGCCTCCGGCCTTGCCTGCGCCCCCGCTCTTGGGGGAAAGTGGGCTATCGCAAGGGCTGCGCTCGTGTTCATGTTGCACCGCTATTCTGCCAGCCAAGCAGTTAGTATGCCCACGCTGCCACTCACGTGGACATGCTCGTAAGAAGCATAGCCTGCAATGGACATTGGCCCTGCTGATCACCTCTGTGATGCTGTATATCCCCTCGAATCTGATGCCGATTATGGTGACCGAAGCTTTCGGCGATCGCATGGGATCGACAATTATGTCGGGTGTCATCCTGCTGTGGGGAATGGGATCTTACCCTGTTGCGATGGTGATTTTTGTCGCCAGCGTCATGGTGCCATCGCTAAAAATGCTGGCCTTAGGCTGGCTTTGTTGGCAGGCCAACGGCAAAACCAAAAAAACGGAAGACAGCGAGCGGATGCATGTCATCTATGAGATGGTTGAGTTTGTTGGACGCTGGTCGATGATTGATGTGTTCGTGATTGCCGTCCTGTCTGCGATGGTGCGCATCGGTCGCCTGATGAGTATTTATCCCGCCGTTGGGGCGGTGCTGTTCGCGGCCGTGGTGATTTTGACCATGTTTGCCGCGATGATGTTTGATCCCCGTTTGTTGTGGGATCGTCGCAATGATGTTCTTCATAAGGAGCCTGCCGTTGGCGAAAGATAATCATGCCGTTGCGGATGTAGAAACGATTAAACGCTGGTCGCCGGTCTGGATTGTGCCGATTGTCACGGTGCTAATCGGCGCCTGGATACTGTTTTACCATTTCAGTCATCAAGGGCCACAAATCACGCTGATGACCAGCAACGCCGAGGGTATTGAAGCGGGAAAAACCGCCATCAAAAGTCGTAGCGTAGACGTTGGGGTGGTAGAGAGCGTGGTACTGAGCGACGACCTTCATCAAGTGGAAATCAAAGCGCGTTTGCATGATGGCATGGAGAAACTGCTAAAGCAGGACTCCGCTTTCTGGGTGGTGAAACCACAAATTGGTCGGGAAGGGGTTTCCGGCCTTGGGACGCTGCTATCCGGCGCTTATATTGAGCTCCAGCCCGGAGCCAATAAGGATGAGAAACGCGAGTTTACCTTGCTGGATGCGCCGCCGCTGGCCTCGCCGGATGCGAAAGGCATCAGGGTAATACTGGACAGTGAACAATCCGGGCAACTGAATGCGGGCGATCCGGTTCTGTTCCGTGGTTATCGGGTGGGATCGGTGGAAACCAGCGAGTTCGATCCGAAAGCGCGCAAGATGCGCTATCAGCTATTTATCTCTGCGCCGTATGACGGTCTGGTTACGACCAATGTTCGTTTCTGGAAAGACAGCGGCGTTGCGTTTGATATGTCGGCCCAGGGAATGCGTGTCGAAATGGGTTCGCTGACCACGCTGTTTAGCGGTGGTGTCAGCTTTGACGTGCCTGCTGGGTGGGAGCTGGGAGATGCGGCCCAGACGATGGCGCAGTATCGACTCTTTGATAGTCAGCGCAGCATTCAGGACTCGCTATACACTGAATATAAAGAGTATCTGCTGTTCTTCAGTGAGTCGATCCGTGGTTTACAGGCGGGGGCGCCGGTTGAATTCCGCGGTATTCGCCTGGGCACGGTTGCCGAAGCGCCGTTTTTCCCGCGCAATATGAAGCAGGAACTGGATGATGATTATCGCATTCCGGTACTGATTCGTATTGAGCCCGATCGTTTCGAGAAGAAGATTGGCGGCTCGTTCGACTTTGAACAGCACCTGAAGCAGGCACAATCGATGGGGCTACGCGCGTCGATGAAATCGGCTAACCTTCTGACGGGAGCGCTCTATATCGATCTCGACTTTTATCCAAAAGAGAAGGTGGATAAAAAGCTGTTCGTTATGGATGGCTACCCGGTCCTGCCGACCATTGATGGCGGACTGTCGCAGATTCAGCAGAAGCTGATGGCGGTGTTAGATAAGGTGAACAACCTGCCGCTGAATCCGATGGTCAATGAAGCGACGAAGACGCTGACGGAAAGTCAGGCCACGCTGCGTGAAATGCAAAAAACGCTGGCGACGCTAAACAAGCTGACGTCCAGCAAAGCGATGCAGGATCTGCCGGAAGACATGCAAAAAACGCTGCTTGAACTGAACCGCAGTATGAAAGGCTTCCAACCCGGTTCACCGGCGTATAACAAGATGGTGGCGGATATGCAGCGCTTGGATCAGGTGTTGCGGGAGCTACAGCCTGTGCTGCGCACCCTGAACGAGAAAAGCAACGCGTTAGTGTTTGAGGCCCCGGGTAGTCAGGATCCTCAACCGAAGAGGGCAAAATAATGATGAAAGCATGGACACTGGCTTTGGCGTTGGTATTGAGCGCGTGCAGCAGTAGCAATACGCAGAAGACGTATTATCAGCTACCGACAATAGCAGAGACCAACGCGACGCAGGCCGTGGTGACTCAGGGGCATCCGCTTTGGGTTGAACATGTCAGCGTGGCGGACTACCTCGTCAATGCAGGTTTGGTCTACCAGACTAACGATGTGCAGTATGTCATTGCCAACAACAACCTGTGGGCCAGCCCCCTGGATCAGCAATTACAGCAGGCTCTGGTGACGAACCTGGGGCATAAACTGCCCGGTTGGATCGTGACCACACAGCCGCAGGGAAGCGATCAGGCGGTGTTGAACGTCTCTGTTACGGGGTTTCATGGCCGCTATGATGGCAACGTTATCGTACGCGGAGAGTGGATGCTGACCTATCAGGGAAAAGTGGTTAAGCGCCCCTTTAGCGTAGTGCTGCCACAAACGGAAGACGGCTATGACGCGCTGGTCAGAACGTTGGAGCAAGGCTGGCAGCAGGTTTCTCAGTCGATTGCCCAGCAGGCAGCGACGCTAAACTAGCTGTTACTTGGCAATGATCGTTACAGGTGCTCGGTATCGTCCGATCATAATTTGGAACAATGACGTTTCTAAAAAATCAGGCCTCTAAAGATGTAATGCTGTGATTGCATTACGTTTTTAGAGGTTTTTTATTATTTTCAATTAGTTACGGTTTTTCGTTATTGAGTGGGGAAAATTCTTATTTTGGATCACAAATATGACACTGGCGTGAATTTTGCGCCTTGACCTTTGGCGACAGAATCGGTATTGATAGTCTGTGGTTGCTTATAAAGTAATCATTGTTTTCTTTCCACCAGATAAATAATGAGGGAAATAAGGCATGAAGAGACAGAAACGCGATCGCCTGGAACGGGCTCATTCACGTGGTTATCAAGCAGGTATTGTCGGTAGACCAAAGGAATTTTGTCCTTATCAATCAATTAATGCCCGGTCTTACTGGTTGGGAGGCTGGCGAAAAGCCATGGAAGACAGGGCTGTTACCGCTTAGCGCGCCTTGTCATTAGAGGGAACGCCTCCGCTTTTGCGGAGGCTTTTGTTTTTTAGGGGCCAAATACCCTGATTCTTCTTCTCTCTGTTCATCGATGTAGAGCCATCGACAGACACGACTCACGAACGTCATCGACGCACGTAATAGACATACACGACCAACAAACCTATCAGGTTTCGGATAATGACCTGGTGTTGTCATTTCTGTAACGTTATTTACCTATTAATTTCGATTTCGATCATTTTTATCATGATTTTTAGTCTTTACTGTTCGATATCGTCTTTATATTGAGCGAATAGGGTAATTTTTCATTATTTTTTGTTAAAAAATCTATCATTACTCCCTGGATGGTATGGTTCAGAACGGCAATGTAGTGTAATTTTTTGTTCGGAATTTTCTGAAAAGCGGTTAGAGAGAAATATATAGTGAAATTACGAACCAGAATTGCACTGCTATGCGGTACGACCTTGTTAGGGATGTTAATTTTATCTGCGGTGGCGCTGAATACGCTCTATAACACGATGATGAGCGAACGCATCGGCCAGCTTTCTACATTAGTTCAACTGGCTCACTCGGCGGCACAAAAGGCATATGACCTTGAAAAAAGCGGTCAGCTGTCGCACGAGGAAGCGGAAAAAGAGGCTAAACGGACGATTGGCAGTTTCCATCAGGGCGATCGCTATTTCTTTGTGCGCGGTTATACGAATGATGTGAACTACGTTCATCCTAACCCTAAACGTATCGGCATCATCGACGCCAATGGTGGTAAAGAAGCAGGGGAACGCTACCGCGCTTCGCTTCAGGGCAATACGATCGGCACCGTGATTGCAGAAGGGACGCGTCCGGGGCAGCAGAATAAGGTTGAGAAACTTTATGCCGTCATGAAATTCGAACCTTGGGATTGGACGATTGGCTACGGTGATTACATTGACGATATCCAGCAAACATTCTGGCGTAATGCGCTGATCCTGTTGTCCTTAGGGTTGGTTCTGCTGTTAATCATTTCCGCGTTTGCGTGGAACATGTTGCGTACGCTGATGCGCCAGCTTGGCGGTGAGCCGCAGTATGCCGTGGATGTTGTACGCGAAATCGCGGAAGGTAATTTACGCGTCGATGTTGAAACAAAGCAGGGCGATCAAACCAGCATTCTTTACGCTATCCGTGCGATGCGCGACAACCTGTCTCATTTGGTTAATCAGGTTCGCAGCAGTACTAACTCGATTGCTACCGCTTCAACGCAGATCGCATCAGGTAACGGCGATTTGTCTGCTCGTACCGAGTCGCAGGCCAGCGCATTAGAGCAGACGGCTGCGGCAATGGAACAGCTGACCGCGACGGTGAAACAGAATGCGGACAATGCACGCTATGCGAATGAACTCGCGGTATCGGCGTCGGACGTGGCGGTGCGCGGTGGTGACGTTGTCAGCCGGGTTGTCGTGACGATGGATTCCATCAGCCTGTCTTCGCGTAAAATTGTGGATATCATCGGCGTTATCGACAGCATCGCTTTCCAGACCAACATTCTGGCGCTGAATGCGGCGGTAGAAGCAGCACGTGCCGGTGAACAAGGCCGTGGCTTCGCCGTAGTCGCGAGTGAAGTCCGCACGCTGGCGCAGCGCTCAGCATCCGCCGCTCGGGAAATTAAAGGCCTGATTGATGATTCCGTTGCCAAGGTGGGTGAGGGCACGGATTTCGTGAAGCAGGCTGGCGATACGATGAGTGAAGTGGTTGAAAGCGTGCACCGCGTCACGTCCATGATGGGCGAGATCAGCGTGGCGAGTGCAGAGCAGCGTTCCGGTATCGAACAGGTCAATCTCGCGATATCGCAGATGGATCAGAGTACCGAACAGAATGCGGCACTGGTTGAAGAAGCATTGGCTGCGGCAAGATCGTTAAACGAGCAGGCGCAAGAGCTGTCACGTACTGTTGAACAATTCCGCGTCGATGAATCTGCGGGCAA
Proteins encoded in this region:
- a CDS encoding methyl-accepting chemotaxis protein, which produces MKLRTRIALLCGTTLLGMLILSAVALNTLYNTMMSERIGQLSTLVQLAHSAAQKAYDLEKSGQLSHEEAEKEAKRTIGSFHQGDRYFFVRGYTNDVNYVHPNPKRIGIIDANGGKEAGERYRASLQGNTIGTVIAEGTRPGQQNKVEKLYAVMKFEPWDWTIGYGDYIDDIQQTFWRNALILLSLGLVLLLIISAFAWNMLRTLMRQLGGEPQYAVDVVREIAEGNLRVDVETKQGDQTSILYAIRAMRDNLSHLVNQVRSSTNSIATASTQIASGNGDLSARTESQASALEQTAAAMEQLTATVKQNADNARYANELAVSASDVAVRGGDVVSRVVVTMDSISLSSRKIVDIIGVIDSIAFQTNILALNAAVEAARAGEQGRGFAVVASEVRTLAQRSASAAREIKGLIDDSVAKVGEGTDFVKQAGDTMSEVVESVHRVTSMMGEISVASAEQRSGIEQVNLAISQMDQSTEQNAALVEEALAAARSLNEQAQELSRTVEQFRVDESAGNYLALGAR